A stretch of Fusobacterium massiliense DNA encodes these proteins:
- a CDS encoding alanine/glycine:cation symporter family protein encodes MLSVIAEINNLFWGMILIILLVGTGFFYTVKLKFVQVRKFKRGVRQLTGDFNMNGKSADHNGMSSFQALATAIAAQVGTGNLAGAATAIVSGGPGAIFWMWVSAFFGMSTIYAEAILSQLFKRKVEGEVTGGPAYYIEELFNKNFIAKILAIFFALSCILALGFMGNGVQANSIGVAMENAFSIPPLLTGIIVALLGGFVFFGGVKRIASFTEKVVPFMAGLYILICLIIIFINYDNIFPAFQAIFVNAFSTKSILGGFLGMGVKKAVRYGVARGLFSNEAGMGSTPHAHAIAKVENPVEQGNVALITVFIDTFIVLTMTALVILTSHNVVGGVELTGISLTQVAFEKTLGYFGNIFIAVALFFFAFSTIIGWYFFGEANIKYLFGKKAIGIYRVLVMISIFLGTTQKVDVVWELADLFNGLMVIPNLIALILLHKLVSKTSNEYDELHK; translated from the coding sequence ATGTTAAGTGTTATTGCAGAAATTAATAATTTATTTTGGGGAATGATTTTAATTATACTTTTAGTTGGAACAGGATTTTTTTATACAGTCAAATTAAAATTTGTTCAAGTTAGAAAATTTAAAAGAGGAGTAAGACAACTTACTGGAGATTTTAATATGAATGGAAAATCTGCAGACCACAATGGAATGTCTTCGTTTCAAGCTTTAGCAACAGCAATAGCTGCTCAAGTTGGGACAGGAAATTTAGCTGGAGCTGCTACTGCAATAGTATCAGGGGGACCAGGGGCTATATTCTGGATGTGGGTAAGTGCTTTTTTTGGAATGTCAACAATTTATGCTGAAGCTATCTTAAGTCAGCTTTTTAAAAGAAAAGTAGAGGGAGAAGTAACAGGGGGACCAGCATATTATATTGAAGAATTATTTAATAAAAATTTTATAGCTAAAATTCTTGCTATCTTTTTTGCTTTATCTTGTATTTTAGCTTTAGGATTTATGGGAAATGGTGTTCAAGCAAACTCGATAGGAGTTGCAATGGAAAATGCTTTTTCTATCCCTCCACTATTAACAGGGATTATAGTAGCGTTATTAGGAGGTTTTGTTTTTTTTGGAGGAGTTAAGAGAATAGCATCATTTACAGAAAAAGTAGTACCTTTTATGGCAGGTCTATATATTTTAATTTGTTTAATAATAATTTTTATTAATTATGATAATATTTTTCCAGCATTTCAAGCAATTTTTGTAAATGCTTTTTCTACAAAATCTATACTTGGTGGGTTTTTAGGAATGGGTGTGAAAAAAGCAGTTAGATATGGAGTTGCTAGAGGATTATTTTCAAATGAAGCTGGTATGGGTTCAACTCCACATGCACATGCAATAGCTAAGGTTGAAAATCCAGTTGAACAAGGAAATGTTGCTCTTATAACTGTTTTTATTGATACTTTTATAGTTTTAACTATGACAGCTCTTGTAATTTTGACTTCTCATAATGTTGTTGGTGGAGTAGAATTAACAGGAATTTCTTTAACTCAAGTTGCATTTGAAAAAACTTTAGGTTACTTTGGAAATATATTTATAGCTGTTGCTTTATTTTTCTTTGCTTTTTCTACAATAATTGGTTGGTATTTCTTTGGAGAAGCTAATATAAAATATCTTTTTGGAAAAAAGGCTATCGGTATATACAGAGTACTTGTTATGATTTCTATCTTTTTAGGAACTACTCAAAAAGTTGATGTTGTATGGGAGTTAGCAGATTTATTTAACGGTCTTATGGTTATACCAAATTTAATTGCATTAATTTTATTACATAAATTAGTGTCAAAAACATCTAACGAGTATGATGAACTTCATAAATAA
- the asd gene encoding aspartate-semialdehyde dehydrogenase, with protein sequence MKKSRVAVVGATGMVGQRLLVLLENHPYFDVVKLAASKNSAGKKYGELMQNKWKIDNKMPEFTKNMIVEDAMEVEAVSKDIDMIFCAVNLDKKELVALEEAYAKQEVVVVSNNSANRMKADVPMIIPEINAHHLEIVDVQRKRLGTKKGFIVVKPNCSIQSYVPVFAALKEFGIKEASICTYQAISGSGKTFEEWPEMVGNIIPYIGGEEEKSEIEPLKIFGHIEDGEIKLDDKMKFSAQCIRVPVLDGHLACVSFNLEKNPGKDVLIEKIKNFKSEITDLPLAPKEFLHYYEENDRPQPILDRDNEKGMQITVGRLREDNLFDYKFVGLSHNTLRGAAGGAVLTAELIKKLGYLD encoded by the coding sequence ATGAAAAAATCAAGAGTAGCTGTTGTTGGAGCAACAGGAATGGTTGGGCAAAGATTACTTGTCCTTTTAGAAAATCATCCATATTTCGATGTAGTAAAACTTGCTGCATCAAAAAATTCGGCTGGTAAAAAATATGGAGAGCTTATGCAAAATAAATGGAAAATCGACAATAAAATGCCTGAATTTACAAAAAATATGATAGTTGAAGATGCAATGGAAGTGGAAGCAGTTTCAAAAGATATAGATATGATTTTTTGTGCAGTTAATTTAGATAAAAAAGAATTAGTTGCACTAGAAGAAGCTTATGCAAAACAAGAAGTCGTTGTTGTATCAAACAATTCAGCTAATCGTATGAAAGCTGATGTACCTATGATTATTCCAGAAATTAATGCTCATCATTTAGAAATAGTAGATGTTCAAAGAAAAAGATTAGGAACTAAAAAAGGATTTATAGTTGTTAAACCTAATTGTTCAATTCAAAGTTATGTTCCTGTTTTTGCTGCATTAAAAGAATTTGGAATAAAAGAAGCAAGTATTTGTACTTATCAAGCTATATCTGGAAGTGGGAAAACTTTTGAAGAATGGCCAGAAATGGTAGGAAATATTATTCCTTATATAGGTGGTGAAGAAGAAAAAAGTGAAATAGAACCACTAAAAATATTTGGTCATATTGAAGATGGAGAAATTAAATTAGATGATAAAATGAAATTCTCTGCTCAATGTATTAGAGTTCCCGTATTAGATGGACATTTAGCTTGTGTTTCATTTAACTTAGAAAAAAATCCAGGTAAAGATGTATTAATAGAAAAGATAAAGAATTTTAAGTCAGAAATAACTGATTTACCTTTAGCACCAAAAGAATTTTTACATTATTATGAAGAAAATGATAGACCTCAACCTATTTTAGATAGAGATAATGAAAAAGGAATGCAAATTACTGTTGGTCGTTTAAGAGAAGATAATTTATTCGATTATAAATTTGTAGGACTTTCTCATAATACTTTAAGAGGTGCTGCTGGAGGTGCTGTACTTACAGCTGAATTAATTAAAAAACTTGGATATTTAGATTAA
- the thrB gene encoding homoserine kinase codes for MFEVRVPMTSANVGCGFDTLGMAFQIYSVFTFEKNEKLEFYGFDKQFCNENNLVYIAFKKALEYLNKPIIGVKISVKEQAPIARGLGSSATCVVAGIYGAYLLTNTEINKNEILKIATEIEGHPDNVAPAIFGNLCASCSVDGNPYNVQYDVDERFNFIALIPNFETKTEEARKALPKELNFKDAIYSLSRLGIVLKSFENYDTEILKNILDDKIHEPYRKLLIHEYDEVRNICESIDSCGFFISGSGSTLINIIKDEKNLNEITEKLKSLKYEWKAIITKVDKKGTIFTL; via the coding sequence ATGTTTGAAGTTAGAGTACCTATGACATCAGCCAATGTTGGTTGTGGTTTTGATACATTAGGAATGGCTTTTCAAATATATTCTGTTTTTACTTTTGAAAAAAATGAGAAACTTGAATTTTATGGGTTTGACAAGCAGTTCTGCAATGAAAATAATCTAGTGTATATAGCTTTTAAAAAAGCTTTAGAATACTTAAATAAACCTATTATAGGAGTTAAAATTTCTGTTAAAGAACAAGCTCCTATTGCTAGAGGGCTAGGAAGTAGTGCTACTTGTGTCGTAGCTGGAATATATGGGGCATATTTGCTAACAAATACTGAGATAAATAAAAATGAAATCTTAAAAATCGCTACAGAAATAGAGGGGCACCCAGATAATGTTGCACCTGCTATATTTGGAAATTTATGTGCTTCTTGCTCAGTAGATGGAAATCCATACAATGTTCAATATGATGTAGATGAGAGATTTAATTTTATTGCACTTATTCCAAATTTTGAAACAAAAACAGAAGAAGCTAGAAAAGCTTTACCTAAAGAATTAAATTTTAAAGATGCTATTTATTCTTTGAGTAGATTAGGAATAGTTTTGAAAAGTTTTGAAAACTATGATACTGAAATTTTAAAAAATATTCTAGATGATAAAATACACGAACCCTATAGAAAATTATTAATACACGAATATGATGAAGTTAGAAATATTTGTGAGAGCATAGATAGTTGTGGATTTTTTATTTCTGGAAGTGGCTCAACTCTTATTAATATAATAAAAGATGAGAAAAATTTAAATGAAATTACAGAAAAGTTAAAATCTTTAAAATATGAATGGAAAGCTATTATAACAAAAGTAGATAAAAAAGGAACAATTTTTACTCTATAG
- the thrC gene encoding threonine synthase gives MKYISTRNNQIEKDDKIALLQGLSDDGGLFVLKDLNNKKIDITELLTKNYNEIALEILKLFFSFDEEKLKKAISSAYNKFYVKSVTPLVSLKQAHILELFHGPTSAFKDVALTLLPQLIQLALEGTDKEILILTATSGDTGKAALEGFKDVQQTEIVVFYPKNGVSKVQELQMRTQEGKNTKVCAIEGNFDDAQTGVKNIFLNEDLQKALGKKKFSSANSINIGRLTPQIVYYFVAYIDLIKNNKIKVGDKVNFVVPTGNFGDILAGYYAKKLGLPVNKLICASNENNVLYDFLKTGEYNRNREFLKTISPSMDILISSNLERLLYDLADGDAEYIKSLMKELNETGKYKVNDEILGKIKTNFIAGYATDEETSTIISKVWNEEKYLLDPHTAVAYKVMLEQKDLEGEIIVLSTASPYKFCASVAKAVLNENDEDEFKLMEKLHSYTQVEIPKNLSNLKEKTILHSDVIKKEEMGQYVLEASK, from the coding sequence ATGAAATATATAAGTACAAGAAACAACCAAATTGAAAAAGACGATAAAATTGCTCTTTTACAAGGATTAAGTGATGATGGTGGACTATTCGTTTTAAAAGATTTAAACAATAAAAAAATAGATATAACAGAACTATTAACAAAAAATTATAATGAAATTGCTCTTGAAATTCTAAAATTATTCTTTTCATTTGATGAAGAAAAATTAAAAAAAGCTATATCAAGTGCTTACAATAAATTTTATGTAAAATCTGTTACTCCTCTTGTATCTTTAAAACAAGCTCATATACTTGAGTTATTTCATGGACCTACAAGTGCATTTAAAGATGTTGCATTAACTTTATTACCCCAACTGATTCAATTAGCACTTGAAGGAACGGACAAAGAAATATTAATTTTAACTGCAACAAGTGGAGACACAGGAAAAGCAGCACTTGAAGGATTTAAAGATGTACAACAAACAGAAATCGTAGTTTTCTACCCTAAAAACGGTGTAAGTAAAGTTCAAGAGCTACAAATGAGAACTCAAGAAGGTAAAAACACAAAAGTTTGTGCCATAGAAGGTAATTTTGATGATGCTCAAACTGGTGTAAAAAATATATTTTTAAATGAAGATTTACAAAAAGCTCTAGGAAAAAAGAAATTCTCAAGTGCTAACTCTATCAATATAGGTCGTTTAACACCTCAAATAGTTTACTATTTTGTTGCCTATATCGATTTAATTAAAAACAATAAAATAAAAGTTGGAGATAAGGTAAATTTTGTTGTTCCAACTGGTAATTTCGGTGATATCTTAGCAGGATACTATGCTAAAAAATTAGGTTTACCTGTAAACAAATTAATTTGTGCTAGCAACGAAAATAATGTTCTTTATGATTTCTTAAAAACGGGAGAATATAATAGAAATAGAGAATTTTTGAAAACTATTTCTCCTAGTATGGATATTTTAATATCTAGCAACTTGGAAAGATTACTTTATGATTTAGCAGATGGAGATGCTGAGTATATAAAAAGTCTTATGAAAGAACTTAATGAAACAGGAAAATATAAAGTTAATGATGAAATTTTAGGAAAAATTAAGACTAATTTCATTGCAGGTTATGCTACAGATGAAGAAACATCTACTATAATCTCAAAAGTATGGAATGAAGAAAAATATTTACTAGACCCTCATACTGCAGTTGCATATAAAGTTATGTTAGAACAAAAAGATTTAGAGGGAGAAATAATAGTTTTATCAACTGCTTCTCCTTATAAATTCTGTGCTAGTGTTGCAAAAGCAGTTTTAAATGAAAATGATGAAGATGAATTTAAATTGATGGAAAAACTTCATAGTTATACTCAAGTTGAAATCCCTAAAAACTTAAGTAATTTAAAAGAAAAAACTATACTACATAGTGATGTTATAAAAAAAGAAGAAATGGGACAATATGTTTTGGAGGCAAGTAAATAA
- a CDS encoding RNA-guided endonuclease InsQ/TnpB family protein yields MKIKRIVKFNIKKSHTDYKYIKTQLIESKEIYNFANYILRQLYFKNSNKHKYSLEFIDEYPSLKDLFLEYIEENKQFTSLFYKLICEFSKLKQYSINLKIVQNIVDKLKNDWTSYWKLLKMKMTKTYDKQINIPRYKKKYNLVEYNNQVISKKKLKLGYIGTDKMKQGIKIANRHKNLECKCFRIYNKNDKFICELIYEKEIKQGEKNDRVASIDIGLENLFTIVFNYNKKGISIKGSKLKSINQYFNKMKASLQSSLPSNNHISRKIMLLLYKRREQLRNYIGYYTNKLIEILRKEKISKLVVGYNKGWKEKINIGVTNNQNFVSIAFRKILEILKYKLEDNGIEYKEQEESYTSKASYLDNDKIPIYKENDYTEYIFSGKRVKRGLYKTNKGQIINADLNGALNILRKSGEKLIEPLEYLKFNNIFTSKLI; encoded by the coding sequence ATGAAAATTAAGAGAATAGTTAAGTTTAATATAAAAAAATCTCATACAGATTATAAATACATTAAAACTCAACTAATAGAAAGTAAAGAAATATATAACTTTGCCAACTATATTCTAAGACAACTTTACTTTAAAAATTCTAACAAACATAAATATTCTTTAGAATTTATAGATGAATATCCTAGTTTAAAAGATTTATTTTTAGAATATATAGAAGAAAACAAGCAGTTTACATCTTTGTTTTATAAGCTTATTTGTGAATTTTCTAAGTTAAAACAATATTCTATTAACTTAAAAATAGTACAAAATATAGTTGATAAACTTAAAAATGATTGGACTTCTTATTGGAAATTATTGAAAATGAAAATGACTAAAACTTATGATAAACAAATTAATATTCCTAGATATAAGAAAAAATATAATTTAGTTGAATATAATAATCAGGTAATTTCTAAGAAGAAGTTGAAATTAGGATATATTGGTACTGATAAGATGAAACAAGGAATTAAAATAGCTAACAGACACAAAAATTTAGAATGTAAATGCTTTAGAATATATAATAAAAATGATAAATTTATATGCGAACTTATCTATGAAAAAGAAATAAAACAAGGTGAAAAGAATGATAGAGTTGCAAGTATAGATATAGGACTAGAAAATTTATTTACAATAGTATTTAATTATAATAAGAAAGGAATATCAATAAAAGGAAGTAAATTAAAATCTATTAATCAGTATTTTAATAAGATGAAAGCAAGTCTACAAAGTTCATTACCTAGTAATAATCATATATCAAGGAAAATAATGCTATTACTATATAAGAGAAGAGAACAATTAAGAAATTATATAGGATATTATACTAATAAATTGATAGAAATATTAAGAAAAGAAAAAATTTCAAAATTAGTAGTAGGATATAATAAAGGTTGGAAGGAGAAAATAAATATAGGAGTGACAAACAATCAAAATTTTGTAAGTATAGCCTTTAGAAAAATATTGGAAATATTGAAATATAAGTTAGAAGATAATGGAATTGAGTATAAAGAACAAGAAGAAAGTTATACATCAAAAGCAAGTTATCTTGATAATGATAAAATACCAATATATAAAGAAAATGATTATACAGAATACATATTTAGTGGAAAGAGAGTAAAGAGAGGACTGTATAAAACGAATAAAGGGCAAATAATAAATGCAGATTTAAATGGTGCATTGAATATATTAAGAAAATCAGGAGAAAAATTAATAGAGCCATTGGAATATTTAAAATTTAATAATATATTTACAAGCAAGTTGATATAG
- a CDS encoding site-specific DNA-methyltransferase: protein MLKDNLLYNENVKENSKEIELLKKYFPNYFNKNGDFLFNQFQSMLKQNNTIFDKEGYEIKFLGKSYARYLSSKKTETFIVPHSQHNEIEKNKDSENIYIIGDNIDALKHLLGSYSEKIKCIYIDPPYNTGSDGFVYSDNYKFTVNQLVNTIGIDENEAERILNLSGKSSHSAWLTFMYPRLILARDLLSEDGVIFISIDDNEQANLKLICDEIFGEENFIANFIWNNKYTVSNDTDISYQHENILSYKKSANFFLNLLPRTEKQNKDYKNRDNDPKGPWKATPLHARSGSETGRYQVIFENGIAWEAPIGRFPRYSKEKLIELYQNGELYFNKNGGVDKKTYLSEVREGITCGTLWSYEEVGHSHGNNEELSSLLGKGIFNDPKGTLLLEKILNISTNKNSIILDFFSGSGTTAHAVMKLNSEDGGNRKYICVQIPELIKEDKPAAKEGYKTIDEIGRKRIELSAEKIKKETNANIDYGFKLYSLETLQDNIIEKLNYFDDNPKLIPEDMIKIFDTDITEAKNSILSTWLVSDGYGLTVKTEKYRLKDFDADKIENSLYIILKGLSSEDVTELIRKIETTELDITRVVIYTHSIIFNVLQELRKNLKNLRNNKNVELIERY, encoded by the coding sequence ATGTTAAAAGATAATTTACTTTATAATGAAAATGTAAAAGAAAATAGTAAAGAAATTGAACTACTAAAAAAATATTTTCCTAATTATTTTAATAAAAATGGAGATTTTTTATTTAATCAGTTCCAAAGTATGTTGAAACAAAACAATACAATTTTTGATAAGGAAGGATATGAAATAAAATTTTTAGGAAAATCTTATGCGAGATATTTAAGTTCCAAAAAAACTGAAACTTTTATTGTACCTCATTCTCAACATAATGAAATAGAAAAAAATAAAGATAGTGAAAATATTTATATTATAGGAGATAATATAGATGCCTTAAAGCATTTATTGGGCTCTTATTCAGAGAAAATAAAATGTATTTATATAGATCCTCCGTATAATACAGGTTCTGATGGATTTGTTTATTCAGATAATTATAAATTCACAGTAAACCAACTTGTTAATACTATTGGAATTGATGAAAATGAAGCTGAAAGAATTTTAAATTTATCAGGAAAAAGTTCTCATTCTGCTTGGCTTACATTTATGTATCCGAGACTTATTTTAGCAAGAGATTTACTTTCTGAAGATGGAGTAATTTTCATTTCTATTGATGATAATGAACAAGCTAATCTTAAATTAATTTGTGATGAAATTTTTGGAGAAGAAAATTTTATAGCAAATTTCATTTGGAATAATAAATATACTGTTTCAAATGATACTGATATTTCTTATCAACATGAAAATATTTTATCTTATAAAAAATCAGCGAACTTCTTTTTAAACTTGTTGCCAAGAACTGAAAAGCAAAATAAAGATTATAAGAATAGAGATAATGATCCAAAAGGTCCTTGGAAAGCTACTCCTTTACATGCTAGAAGTGGGAGCGAAACTGGAAGATATCAAGTTATTTTTGAAAATGGAATAGCTTGGGAAGCACCAATTGGTCGTTTTCCTAGATATTCAAAAGAGAAACTAATTGAATTATATCAAAATGGTGAATTATATTTCAATAAAAATGGAGGTGTTGATAAAAAAACTTATTTGAGTGAAGTTAGAGAGGGAATAACCTGTGGGACATTGTGGAGCTATGAAGAAGTTGGACATTCACATGGGAATAATGAAGAACTTTCTTCTTTACTTGGAAAAGGCATTTTTAATGACCCAAAAGGAACTTTGTTATTAGAAAAAATATTAAACATCTCAACTAATAAAAATTCAATTATTCTTGATTTTTTCTCTGGTTCAGGAACAACAGCTCATGCAGTAATGAAGCTTAATTCAGAAGATGGTGGAAATAGAAAATATATCTGTGTACAAATTCCAGAACTAATAAAAGAAGATAAGCCAGCAGCTAAAGAAGGTTATAAAACAATAGATGAAATAGGAAGAAAAAGAATTGAACTTTCTGCTGAAAAAATAAAAAAAGAAACTAATGCCAACATAGATTATGGATTTAAGTTATATTCATTAGAAACACTTCAAGATAATATTATAGAAAAACTTAATTATTTTGATGATAACCCTAAGTTAATACCTGAAGATATGATAAAAATTTTTGATACAGATATTACAGAAGCTAAAAATTCTATTCTTTCTACTTGGCTTGTTTCAGATGGATATGGGCTAACAGTAAAAACTGAAAAATATAGATTAAAAGATTTTGACGCTGATAAAATAGAAAATTCATTATATATTATATTAAAAGGACTTAGTTCAGAGGATGTAACAGAATTGATAAGAAAAATTGAAACTACAGAACTTGATATTACAAGAGTTGTTATATATACCCACTCTATAATTTTTAATGTATTACAAGAATTAAGAAAAAATTTAAAAAATCTTAGAAATAATAAAAATGTTGAATTGATTGAGAGGTATTAA
- a CDS encoding type III restriction-modification system endonuclease, which translates to MSIKLSILPHQTECLERALQVFDKIRLDETNEPYANPLIDRNDTTLKRNIWEIQENFNEKKIPKEYRTYRENNFGIDIRMETGTGKTYCYTRLIYELNKKYGFHKFIVLVPTTPIKEGTKSFIISDYANKHFLDLYPNKKITLSVLNAQKKVKGKRKLFPQAISEFARGTKLEKTKISVLLMSSGMLLSKKTMDQEYDQALFGTYSNPYDTLKATRPIVIIDEPHKFKIENKAYTTLIEKINPQCIIRLGATFPSKAKSKEKDYNNLIYNLGACEAFNNNLVKGVATQMIEQENLNEVKIKLLDFSSKSKFCKFKNEKTNKNYELNIGDSLTIIDENFKGISIESIGKTEDDDIKTGVVLSNGQILSKGEKIYSSIYGETYQSLMLKQAIENHIKQERENFFRERKIKTLSLFFIDSVYSYRDNGKDGTLRKKFEKILKENLEEELKKYSPSDLKIHKEYVSYLKSSLKDISATNGGYFSEDNSTSDEEIQKEVEQILRDKQSLLTFKDDNGNWNTRRFIFSKWTLREGWDNPNVFQICKLRSSGSEISKLQEVGRGLRLPVDEYGNRISNEQFYLTYLIDHSEKDFAENLIQEVTKDGDMTKNLVVDDKILEKAAQDRGIEKTKLFAKLLLENFLDDNKNIILENMEKFFVEYPEFSTGLQQNKIIDKNKNQSGTVGIRREKFNKIRDLWKKINQKYYLKLDEISEDELYEAILEILKSDIADELSVKVIEKKISPSDGSFEIKEEMINYYHFNENMEYNTFLKQIQKSTGISFFIMHKALCAYNKIKKLEQSFFNQKTVVKFTEKYQEWFEKTFLKRFSYKALEIDSLETQLTDINGEPKERIIQGLVGIMKDERIVTPDNFLYDTVVFDSGKEKENIESSNIKEVVVFGKIPRKSIQVPLYFGGTTSPDFMYIIKKDNDYQLNLIVETKDVKKNSDIRNEEEHRILSAEEFFKQLKADGVNISFKKQIKSDNIIKIIKDLIENERQD; encoded by the coding sequence ATGTCAATTAAATTAAGTATTTTACCCCACCAAACAGAGTGTTTAGAGAGAGCTTTACAAGTTTTTGATAAAATAAGATTGGATGAAACAAATGAGCCTTATGCGAACCCTCTTATTGACAGAAATGATACTACTTTAAAAAGAAATATTTGGGAAATTCAGGAAAATTTTAATGAAAAGAAAATTCCTAAAGAATATCGTACATACAGAGAAAATAATTTTGGGATTGATATTCGTATGGAAACAGGTACTGGAAAAACTTATTGTTACACAAGGTTAATTTATGAATTAAATAAAAAATATGGATTTCATAAGTTTATTGTTTTAGTACCTACTACTCCAATAAAAGAAGGGACTAAAAGTTTTATTATATCTGATTATGCTAATAAACATTTTTTAGATTTATATCCTAATAAAAAAATAACTTTATCTGTTTTAAATGCACAAAAAAAAGTAAAAGGAAAAAGGAAATTGTTTCCTCAAGCTATTTCAGAATTTGCAAGAGGAACTAAATTAGAAAAAACAAAAATTAGTGTACTTCTTATGAGTAGTGGAATGCTCTTATCAAAAAAAACAATGGATCAAGAATATGATCAAGCTCTTTTTGGGACCTATTCTAACCCTTATGATACATTAAAAGCAACTCGTCCAATTGTAATTATTGATGAGCCTCATAAGTTTAAAATTGAAAATAAGGCATATACAACATTAATTGAGAAGATTAATCCCCAATGCATTATTCGTTTAGGTGCAACATTTCCTAGTAAAGCAAAGAGTAAAGAGAAAGATTATAATAATCTAATATATAATTTAGGGGCTTGTGAAGCTTTTAATAATAATTTAGTTAAAGGTGTTGCAACACAAATGATTGAACAAGAAAATTTAAATGAGGTAAAAATTAAATTATTAGATTTTTCAAGCAAGTCTAAATTTTGTAAATTTAAAAATGAAAAAACAAATAAAAATTATGAATTAAATATTGGAGATAGTTTAACTATTATAGATGAAAATTTTAAAGGTATTTCTATCGAGAGTATTGGAAAAACAGAAGATGATGATATAAAAACTGGAGTTGTTCTTTCCAATGGACAAATTTTATCTAAAGGAGAAAAAATTTATTCAAGTATTTATGGAGAGACATATCAGAGCTTAATGTTAAAACAAGCTATAGAAAATCACATTAAACAAGAGCGTGAAAACTTTTTTAGAGAAAGAAAAATTAAGACCTTATCACTTTTTTTTATTGATAGCGTTTATTCATATCGTGATAATGGAAAAGATGGGACTCTTAGAAAAAAATTTGAAAAAATATTAAAAGAAAATTTAGAAGAAGAATTAAAAAAATATTCCCCAAGTGATTTAAAAATTCATAAAGAATATGTTAGTTATCTAAAAAGTTCTTTAAAAGATATTTCAGCAACTAATGGTGGGTATTTTTCTGAGGATAATTCAACTTCTGATGAAGAAATCCAAAAAGAAGTAGAACAAATTTTAAGAGATAAGCAAAGTCTTCTAACTTTTAAAGATGATAATGGAAATTGGAATACAAGAAGATTTATATTTTCAAAATGGACTCTTCGTGAAGGATGGGATAATCCAAATGTATTTCAAATATGTAAATTACGTTCAAGTGGATCAGAAATTAGTAAATTACAAGAAGTTGGAAGAGGACTAAGGCTTCCTGTTGATGAGTATGGAAATAGAATTTCAAATGAACAATTTTATTTAACTTATTTAATTGACCATTCTGAAAAAGATTTTGCTGAAAACTTAATACAAGAAGTAACTAAAGATGGGGATATGACTAAGAATTTAGTTGTTGATGATAAAATTTTAGAAAAAGCTGCTCAAGATAGAGGAATTGAGAAGACAAAGTTATTTGCAAAACTATTACTTGAAAATTTTCTTGATGATAATAAGAATATAATTTTAGAAAATATGGAAAAATTTTTTGTTGAATATCCAGAGTTTAGTACTGGTTTACAACAAAATAAAATCATAGATAAGAATAAAAATCAATCTGGAACAGTTGGGATTCGCAGGGAAAAATTTAATAAGATCAGAGACTTATGGAAAAAAATTAATCAGAAATATTATTTAAAACTTGATGAAATAAGTGAAGATGAATTATATGAAGCAATTTTAGAAATTTTGAAATCTGATATAGCAGATGAATTAAGTGTAAAAGTAATAGAGAAAAAAATAAGTCCATCAGACGGTAGCTTTGAGATAAAAGAAGAAATGATTAATTATTATCATTTTAATGAAAATATGGAATATAATACTTTTTTAAAACAAATACAAAAAAGTACAGGAATATCGTTTTTTATAATGCATAAAGCTTTATGTGCATATAACAAAATAAAAAAATTGGAACAGTCTTTTTTTAATCAGAAAACTGTAGTTAAGTTTACAGAGAAATATCAAGAATGGTTTGAAAAAACATTTCTTAAAAGATTTTCATATAAAGCTTTAGAAATTGATTCTCTTGAAACACAACTTACTGATATTAATGGAGAGCCAAAAGAGAGAATTATTCAAGGACTTGTTGGAATTATGAAAGATGAAAGAATCGTAACTCCTGATAATTTTTTATATGATACTGTTGTATTTGATAGTGGAAAAGAAAAAGAAAATATAGAGTCTAGTAATATTAAAGAGGTTGTTGTATTTGGAAAAATTCCAAGAAAAAGTATACAAGTTCCTCTTTATTTCGGTGGAACAACAAGCCCAGATTTTATGTATATAATAAAAAAGGATAATGACTATCAATTAAATCTTATTGTTGAAACTAAAGATGTAAAGAAAAATTCTGACATAAGGAATGAAGAAGAACATAGAATATTATCAGCTGAAGAGTTTTTTAAACAGTTAAAAGCTGATGGAGTTAATATTTCTTTTAAAAAACAAATAAAATCAGATAATATTATAAAAATAATTAAAGACTTAATAGAAAATGAAAGGCAGGATTAA